A single Perca flavescens isolate YP-PL-M2 chromosome 2, PFLA_1.0, whole genome shotgun sequence DNA region contains:
- the thumpd1 gene encoding THUMP domain-containing protein 1: MSALSNDSRKRSKKRYAGGHHNKRWKGSRELEIGMQGILITCNMNERKCTAEAFNLLNEYADTLYGPEKLQDNNGSSSEEEADEEDVDVALKKEVAQLKASGAKQERRFQALDSGANNVIFIKTKNLESDKLVHHILSDLHTTKKKKSRVILRMLPVTGTCKAFQDDMVKYLTTFLEPWFKTPNSGTYQIAFKARNSSHNKRDEIIKAIAGLVGKLNPKNKVDLTNPELTIIVEVIKAVCCISVVKDYTLYRKYNVQEVMKEDTPKPDVTTAKTDMNTAEQKEKHDAEETNKEEEKKGDDDNDNNGPQDNKVADKEEVDGE, translated from the exons ATGTCGGCCTTGTCAAACGACTCGAGGAAACGGAGCAAGAAGCGGTATGCGGGCGGTCACCACAACAAGCGGTGGAAGGGCTCCCGGGAGCTGGAGATAGGCATGCAGGGGATCCTCATCACATGCAACATGAACGAGAGGAAGTGCACCGCGGAGGCCTTCAATCTGCTCAATGAGTACGCCGACACGCTCTATGGGCCCGAGAAG TTGCAAGATAATAATGGGAGCAGTAGTGAAGAGGAGGCTGATGAAGAAGATGTTGATGTAGCACTGAAGAAGGAAGTGGCACAGCTGAAAGCATCTGGAGCTAAACAGGAGAGGCGCTTCCAGGCTTTGGACAGTGGAGCAAACAACGTCATCTTCATCAAAACTAAAAATCTAG AATCTGACAAGCTGGTTCATCACATCCTCTCTGATCTCCACACCACCAAGAAGAAAAAGTCACGTGTGATCCTTCGGATGCTACCA GTAACTGGAACATGCAAGGCCTTTCAGGATGACATGGTGAAGTACCTGACTACATTCCTGGAGCCCTGGTTCAAAACCCCAAACAGTGGTACCTACCAGATCGCCTTCAAGGCCCGCAACAGCAGCCACAACAAGAGAGACGAAATCATCAAAGCAATTGCAG GTCTTGTGGGGAAGCTGAACCCTAAGAACAAGGTTGATTTGACCAACCCAGAACTGACAATCATTGTGGAGGTCATCAAGGCTGTGTGTTGCATCAGTGTGGTAAAAGACTATACACTGTACAGAAAGTACAATGTCCAGGAAGTAATGAAAGAGGACACACCAAAGCCTGACGTGACCACAGCAAAAACGGATATGAATACAGCTGAGCAGAAGGAGAAACACGATGCAGAGGAGACAAacaaagaagaggagaagaaaggcGATGACGACAATGACAACAATGGGCCACAGGACAACAAGGTGGCTGATAAGGAAGAAGTTGACGGGGAGTAA
- the eri2 gene encoding ERI1 exoribonuclease 2 translates to MSTKKLAKELGLLRQRSQSSNGSKKSLSKQEFSYLIVIDFESTCWREKNNTTQEIIEFPAVLLNTSTGEIESEFHNYVQPQEHPILSEFCTELTGITQMQVEAGIPLQICLSRFSRWLQKLQLEMGVVFPNRQQRSSPPSPSQKLCAFLTWSDWDLGVCLQYECKRKQLHKPDVLNSWIDLRSTYRLFYDRKPKGLNGALQDLGIQFSGREHSGLDDSRNTAQLAARMMRDGCMMKITRSLERKPSMVKTMFGNTAADNKKENSNTDKKENTPTTNKPSSSKIPPKLCPIKSRSENITRDLDTNENSSSVQICQSLIAPKTLLNGTTMPLWGCSRRSVTAVAVTNISSSVMTNCPSPQINNNGSLVLCSTTLGCLSSRPQPNQPSKTGATIGRVEEEEGSELLVETEDRCGSYDDVVLEEDDGFISETEREFNGDYVSGFDSGCHVWEEPDNKHSLGGQVTLRDKIRENVSVENNLTTQKMTSELSTTSLPAKNDIRQHSTISEPNTYFVVPKTVTRDSKSNQHKTGLRTFFQVQGKSDEPHKSSKTNTPSVFRQKPFIPENTSTPYTSFARPKAVVTQHKKPKETPQSSFTIYTDLAKRSPPFSRGSFCASKNALSSLSSNTLSSRTNRWSISATMKGEARITSPLCACGRRAKRQSVSNGGPNHGRGFYCCPVRRSGSGGRIQKGCEFFKWESALMKSSSVDSPAVGSSVSLCQINSTLSCRPPQRSTLRKSY, encoded by the exons ATGTCGACAAAGAAACTTGCCAA AGAACTGGGATTATTGAGGCAGCGGAGTCAGTCCTCTAATGGGTCAAAGAAATCATTATCAA AGCAAGAGTTTTCATACCTGATCGTGATAGATTTTGAGTCCACTTgctggagagagaaaaacaacaccACCCAGGAAATTA TTGAGTTTCCTGCTGTTCTGTTGAACACATCCACAGGGGAGATTGAGTCTGAGTTTCATAATTATGTTCAACCCCAAGAGCACCCCATTCTGTCCGAGTTCTGCACGGAGCTGACCGGGATTACACAG ATGCAAGTTGAGGCAGGGATACCCCTTCAGATCTGTCTTTCTCGGTTCAGCCGCTGGCTGCAAAAGTTGCAGCTCGAGATGGGTGTGGTCTTTCCCAACAGACAACAGAGATCTTCTCCACCTTCACCTTCTCAAAAACTGTGTGCTTTCCTCACATGGTCAG ACTGGGATCTCGGAGTTTGTTTGCAGTACGAGTGTAAACGCAAGCAGCTCCATAAACCTGATGTGCTCAACAGCTGGATAGACCTGAGAAGCACCTACAGG ctgtTTTACGACAGGAAACCCAAAGGCCTGAACGGGGCACTACAAGATCTAGGGATACAGTTTTCAGGGAGAGAACATTCTg GTTTGGATGACTCCCGAAATACAGCTCAGTTGGCAGCGAGGATGATGAGGGATGGGTGTATGATGAAGATCACTAGGAGCCTGGAGAGG AAGCCATCAATGGTCAAAACCATGTTTGGAAACACAGCTGCAGACAACAAGAAAGAAAActcaaacactgacaaaaaggaaaacacaccaacaacaaacaaaccctCATCTTCCAAGATTCCTCCCAAATTATGTCCGATAAAATCACGCTCAGAGAACATTACGAGGGACTTGGACACAAATGAGAACTCAAGTTCTGTTCAAATCTGTCAAAGCCTGATCGCACCAAAGACACTGCTAAATGGTACAACTATGCCACTATGGGGATGCAGCAGGAGGTCAGTTACAGCAGTGGCTGTCACTAATATTTCCTCTTCCGTTATGACAAATTGTCCTTCACCACAAATTAACAACAACGGCAGCCTTGTTCTGTGTTCTACTACTCTGGGCTGCCTTTCAAGTCGGCCTCAGCCAAACCAGCCCTCCAAAACAGGAGCAACAATAGGACGtgtggaagaagaggaaggttCAGAACTTTTGGTGGAAACAGAGGATAGGTGTGGTTCATATGATGATGTGGTGCTGGAGGAGGATGATGGCTTCATCAGTGAAACGGAGAGAGAATTTAACGGTGATTATGTGTCCGGTTTTGACAGCGGATGTCATGTGTGGGAAGAGCCTGATAATAAACATTCACTAGGCGGTCAGGTCACATTAAGGGACAAAATCAGAGAAAACGTGAGCGTTGAAAACAACTTAACGACTCAAAAGATGACCAGTGAATTGTCAACAACATCTTTACCTGCAAAGAATGACATCAGGCAGCATTCAACCATCTCAGAGCCCAatacttattttgttgttcctAAAACGGTGACTCGGGACTCCAAATCAAATCAGCACAAAACAGGACTTAGAACCTTTTTTCAAGTACAAGGAAAGTCAGATGAGCCTCATAAAAGCTCTAAAACAAACACGCCCTCTGTATTCAGACAAAAACCCTTCATCCCAGAAAATACCTCCACCCCTTACACCTCATTTGCCAGGCCCAAAGCAGTCGTCACACAACACAAGAAGCCCAAAGAGACTCCACAATCTTCCTTCACCATCTACACTGACCTAGCAAAACGCTCACCTCCCTTCTCACGCGGTTCTTTTTGCGCCTCAAAGAATGCCCTCTCCTCCCTGTCATCCAACACGCTCTCCTCACGTACCAATCGTTGGTCCATTTCCGCGACAATGAAAGGAGAGGCGAGGATCACATCCCCGCTGTGTGCGTGTGGGCGTCGTGCAAAGCGTCAGTCCGTATCCAACGGTGGTCCGAACCACGGGCGAGGGTTTTACTGCTGTCCAGTCCGCCGGTCAGGCAGCGGAGGCAGGATCCAGAAGGGCTGCGAGTTCTTTAAGTGGGAGTCGGCTCTGATGAAAAGCAGTTCTGTGGACTCTCCTGCTGTCGGGTCTTCTGTCTCACTCTGTCAGATCAACTCCACTCTGAGCTGTCGTCCACCCCAGAGGTCAACACTGAGAAAGAGCTATTAA